The following nucleotide sequence is from Coffea eugenioides isolate CCC68of chromosome 3, Ceug_1.0, whole genome shotgun sequence.
CCCAACCCCTTTAAATCCATAATTTGTTTTTTAGGCTAGTAGtactttgttttctattttgtgatttcataatttagaATTCACAAATGGTACCATTATTGATATTTTAAATCCATGACcaatgaatattattttctttttgttttctatataatttacccttttagttAGGATTACTaagttgaaaaataaaatattattatttacttttttacttttagtagggttggtgaattttctctttatttaccctcacattaataaatttcaaatcaaattcctATATAAGTGGGCCACTTCTTACTTTTAAATTCAAAAGACATGACAGgatatataacaatttaaaaaaattaaaaattctatataaaaaaaagaatgaggAGTTATGAGCATTTTGATTTAACCATTCTAAAATCTCTtcctgcaatacatatagatatagatttcTATCTGTCTAACTATTAGGGCAAAGACTTAAGTAGACCCAATCTATAACCTCACCTATAGATTGATTAGTTCAAAATTTGTCATATACCAAATCAAACATTAAATGCACAATAAAGATATGACAAAATTTGGATTACTAAGTTTCGTAGATAAGCTCTACCAAGTTTTTGCCGCCTATTAGGAACCAACCCATAAAAGGAAAGGAACCCCCTAAAACTCCcatccagaaaaaaaaaaaagaaatacaaagaaTAAACACATTAAAGTAAAGTGAAATTGATTGCTCCAAACAACCATGATATCATTtgttttttacaaaaaaataaataaataaaaaactatgatatcattttttatttcttttgtgcCTTATTGATGTAAAGAATGAAAGGTATCGACACATTGAGAAGAATGTACTGTTAGTGCATTAGTTTTGCGAAGCATACACTCACTATTGTagaaaaaaatgcaacaaaatcacGTAATCGTCTACAACTGGATATCCTAGGATGGATATTGATCATTTTTTCTCTCCTGCAAAAGTTCTATAGTTCTACTAGTGTGAAAACGAGTGGAATGAAAAAAACTGTACTCGAATATCCTCTTCGCCTAATCGTATtactaaaataaacaaaatcttGCGAATTCGTGTGCGTATTGTTGTTTGCAATATTGATGTCCCAATATTGATTGGCTTATGTCAGGCACAAGGAATTGAGTTATTAAACAAGTGATAAATTGTTGAAAATTTCTTGAACCATAAAATAGTAGATGGGTCTTTTGTTTCAAAACGTTTACGGCACTTGTTTTATAGTTTGATTAGGATGGTTTTAAttcaattattattttttttataagagAACCCGCAGCTGTTACCCAAAAGTATGTATTGGGTAAACTCTATTTCGTACAATAGTCCGTCAACCACATGAAGGGATAAGGTGCACTAGACAAATCCTATGTGATGGGCAGATGTCCTAGAAAAGATTTGAATCCGAATTGGCAAGAAGATATGGTACCTACTCCACAATTTCAGCTAAATCAAGGGACTTAATTCGAGTATTTGGCCACGCCTGTTTCAACTTGGATTATTTCTTTGGGCAATTTGGCAACGATTGCTTGACAGATAATTTTAGTGGCacggaaaagggaaaaagcttTCCCACTGTTGCAATTTGCAAACCAGCTGTGGCAAACTTGTTGATCTAGATAGATAAGGAAAACAATAATGGGGGCACATATCATTTTACGAGcttgaatttttgaaagattagCAGTTCGCAATTGggcttttatatatatatgtgtgtgtatatatatatatatatcacttTGTAGAGTGATTGTGACAATAATTGATTGTTGTAAATTGTTCAAATTCAAGTGTTTGTCTCATAAGTACCCACCCGTAAAACAGAGTTCATGCATTCGCTTTTTCTGAAAAATGAAGTTAAATCAGAGAATTGTCTAATGTCAGAGGTGATAACAATGGATGTGCATTCAAATGGTAAACCAAGTGCAGAAATTGTATACCAATGAGTGTGGACATATTCCTAGTTGGATAAGCCCAAGTTTTATGCAAATGAGACCTGTTAATTAATGCTAAATTGATTTATTTCCGCATTCGACCAATTTTGGCGTATGCTCCAAAATCTAAGAAAAATTAATACTGTAAGAGTTAATAGATATGCATGtctttaatatatatataaaagtttTCAGTAAAGAAAATTTCCAAGTAATTGGTTTTCTAGTTCTAGAGATCTAGATCTTAATCATTTGAACACTTTTTCCAATTCCAATGTGCACAAGTTACTAACAATCAGTAACCAACATGATCAGAAGTTGTAATTTGTTAGGCTTGAGCAggaaaatttgatttttctctGTGGCTGAATATTCTAGCAAAGCAAGATGATCTTAGATCGAAGAAAATGACGAAAGTGAATATGTCTCTAGACAAGCAAAGCCAACAGCACAAGGACAATCACAAGGTCCACAGGAATTCTGTTCTGTCGTATACTCCTGTATTTGTCTAAATTAATTGGGTGCGCGTGCTCTTTCCGTTCTTTCCGTGTCGGAAAAAAACAAGGACAATCACAAGGTTGACAGATCATGCATGCATGGACCAGAAAGTCTCACTCTCGAAGACTAGATGAGTAAAGCTGTGAACTGAAACCACATGCGACTGCATCACCACCATTTGTGGAAATGGCTGCGTTTGCTGTCTATTCTCCCTTTGTGTCTCTTCATATTCATTGAAAACGGTGGCACGATGCGTCGCCTCAATCGGACGTGTAAATGGATGAGCAGCATCTACAGTCACAGTTTAGATTGTTAAGGTGCAATTAATTGTATGAATGGATTTGATTTGAAGTCAGATAGGGGGATTGATTTTGCAACAGAAATTTTAAGAAATgtcaaaatttgttttatttttgcacAGTGTTATCTTAATGTCcacatttgttttgtttgtacTTATATTTATTGTGATATTATTTACATTGTATAATATGACTGAGATAGGTGATATATTGTAAAAATCCCAGTACAAAGGCCTGAGCAAATGGATAAACAAATAAGGTGGAAAGCAAAATGCTGTAGAAATTAGATAGCAGTGGGATTTGAATTAATATAGACCAACGAGTTTCTATATCTATGTTCAGGTTGTATTATACATATTTGTTACATTTGAGTATCTAAAAAGCTAATTATTGTTGAGTGGCTACAAAGAGTATCTAATACGATTAGGAAGAATTGATAACTAAAACAAAGTatcaaatcatatatatatataataaagtcgtattcTCATTCTTATCGCTTTATACTTTCTCTTTCCTACATGGCTTAACGACAGGACAAGTGGTTTCAACATGCTCTATAAAATAACATACGCTCTTccatctctctcttcttttgcctttgttcatttattccatgattttcacttttttttttttaaaataacctATGCTATATATGGAGCTTATCTCTCTCTTTTCATAAGTACGAAATCAATTATCAATATCTATCTAAattaaatcatatatatataataaagtcgtattTTCATTCTTATCGTTTTATGCTTTTTCTTCCCTATGTGGTTTAACAACAGGGCAAGTGGTTTCAACACGCTCTATAAAATAACCTACGCTCTTccatctctctcttcttttgcCTTTGTTCATTTATTCCATGATTTCCaccttttttcaaaaaaaaataacctATGCTCTATATGGAGCTTATCTCTCTCTTTTCATAAGCACGAAATCAATTATCAATATCTAtctaaattaaatttcaaatgtaAAACCATTCTTATCATCCATGTATGACTTATAAAACCGTCCTTAGCATTCTATCCTATATTCGCGGCCGATTATCATTCTATCATAATCATATATTTGCGGCTGCTTGCTCCTCTTTTGGTTTGTGAACTTCTAGGTATAATAACAAGGTATGACCCGTATAATTTCTTTAGCATGCACGCCTTAGTAaaactattttttattatcatctttttatattcttatcaatatctctttATATCCTTATCAATCcttatttcctacccaaagtaATGTACTCTAAGCAACTTAAATTAAGATAAAACTAGTTTTAATATTCTTATCAATATCTTTTTATATCcctatcaattcttatttcctacccaaagttaCGTACTTTCAGCAATTTAAATTAAGATAAAactaattttaatatttttatcaATATGTCTTTATATGCTTATCAATTCTTATGCCTACATATAGCCTCTTTATATGGTTAGGTATTTCCAGTGTAAGCGGTTGGTACATTAAAGCATTAATTTTGGGTTTCCACTCCTCTTGATTATCAGGTAAATCTTCCTTCgttacaatttttcttttttaaaaagaCATGTTCATCTTCACTTGTAAGAATTTAGtaacatatcttgaattttgtgtgttttggttttattttctatttgttttgtatgaagAGATAGGATTTAAAATAGTATTTTCATCGTAAGTTTTCATATAGAAACATGTTAGATGTTTCAACCGAATTGGACAACATTCATATGCTATAGGATGCATGTTAGATGTTTGTTAATTTGCCTTTGTTTCGTTTGTCCAAGGTACTGGGCTTGTAGCTGATGCTGTGGATCCTTACTCAGCGCATACTCCAAGAGTTGAATTTGTTATTTTCTCCAGCCTTTTTTTCCCAACCACATGTAAATCTATTAGTCACTTTAGTTGAACTATCTATTCTATGTTTTTCACTGCTGTTAAACATTCATATTATAAGCATTTGGCCTATGCCTCTTGAGTGATCATGAACTGAaaggggcaaatttattttcatTCCTTTTGCGAAGACAAAATGTCTACTAAATTTTCATCTTGAATTGTGAGTGATGATGGGTTTTGTTGTCCAGAATTGTAAATACAATTTGTAACTACAATCTGGAACAGTTTCATCTTGAATTGTTCAATTTTATGGAAGTAAATGCTATTGTTGATTACGTCCCATGTTATtcttaaatttttaataatcAATTGACGAAGATATTTCTTCAGAAATTTTGTATCTTTAGCTATTATTGCTGTTAGTTACTTTAGTTGAACTATGTTTTCTATGTCTTCCACTGTTGTTAAATATTCATATTATAAGCATTTGGCCTATGCCTCTTGAGTAATCATGAACTGAAATGGGAAAATTTATTCTGGTTCCTTTTGTGAAATTTATGTATACTGGTGTTCAAGGGTCAATGCAACAAGATTTTCATGGGCATAATATATAGTCAACTAAGTCTACAAATACAATTTAATATAAAAGTATTACCCACTTTAATACATCAAATACCATAAATAGTCTGGCTAATTAAATGtacaatattttattttagcaCGAGGAAGTAGATTTAATATAGTATTTTACTTTCTTAATCTATAATATTTATGTATTGTCTTACACAATTTTGAATGTGAtaaatcattaatttttttatacttAGTTGTCTTGCTTTGCTATCATGCAGTGATAATGGAAAATCTATAAATGCTGATTTGCACTGATAAATGGAGGAGAATGttcaaacagaagaaaaacgaaaaaaagTTTCTGAAGAATAGAAcattatttgatactatttactgcactttttatttcttttcaagtttttgaatgttatggtattgtcgaatgttattttttcatttttgaattattattcactgaATTAGATTTTCacatttatattataagaatactTTATATTATGATGCGCACatagtaatatacttaagaaagattATACTAGAATATACATTAAGTTTGTATTTCATAtcgacatttttataaaattgactaaatagtttattattttttgaagaTTCCCGTTCAACAaacgggtacaaaactagttcAATTTATAATGTAAAACTACTTGTCCATTTTTTCTCATATATGTAAatgaataaatcttatatatagtATCAATGTATACACTATTGTTGTTAGATGGATAATATATgagcaaattttgaatttcaaatttaaattttgcatatgtgtcaTATATTTAACGTTAATTGtatatacattgacagtgtatacaaGATTAATCCTATGTAAATATGCAAAATGTCATTTGTTCTATTTAACAAGTTATATGAACTTCATCTGTGAATGTATGCTTTACCTTCCTATTTGCTAGTTGCGTTCAGGATGATGCAGAGTTGTGATTTATACACAGAATTATCATGTCAAATCCAGATTCAAAACTCCCTTAGCCTTAAGTCAAAATTTTATACATCACGTATATTTCTGAAAAGCTTAACAATGTAACCACCCCTTTGGTTGGAGGGTTTTGCACCCCTCAAAGAGAATGAGAGGGTAATGATTGTCATTGATGGTGTTTGGcacacttttcttttttttcgacaactataacatttgtataaatTAATCTATCATATCTACAGAGAGAAGAGCCTAAAGAGACTGTGTAAGGGTCTAACAAATATATAGATctaattaaattaaagaaaTGCTCTAAcatttcttttgaatttttttcattgcAGGTGAGTTTTGAACTCCCGATCTACATCCCAAAGAAGGAAATCTCTCTCTGTTGGCCATTAAGCTTTGCTCAGTGGTTGTTTGTTACACTACTGTGGGCTTTTTCATTGCCACTTTTGGGTCTTTCATTTACCCAAAGCTCATTGCGGGACCAGTTTGGGCACTTTCACTCCCATTACCCACcaagatagaaaaataaaacaaaaacaaactgAAAAATGGGGAAGGAAAAGCCAAAAAGGATGACAGCCGCAGCGTCTTCCATCTTGCCTCCAGTACTCCTACTTCCCTTTTCTGTTTCATCCcaacctctctctctcctcccttctttctttctctatCTTACGCAACTTCTACTCTTTTCTCTCTCGCAAGTTATGGTGGTGGGAGGTGGCTGTGAAATGAGTTGGAGGTGGCAATAATaatctttttttattcaaaaagtcATTAACATTATGGTACCAGATTTTATCAAAAGGAATCTACGCAAATCTATTATCAAgtggaagaaaaggaaaataaatttttttattcaaaaaatcaaTGAAATTATGGTAACTATCAAACACCAGATTTTATCAAAAGGAATCTACACAAATCCATTATTATTGAAGGGTCTTTCACAGTGATTATCATTGCTATTCCTTAGCAACAACCAATCGGGTGgtaatttttcttcaaaagaGAAATAATTACATGGAGGCCCTGCGTACTCTACTACTTAAGATCAGTGTAAATCAGACATACAAACACTAAGTCAATCCATCGAAATCCCAAAAACGAAGAACAAAAGATAGACGTATCTTAAATTATGCTACCAATCTACAACTGGTTTGACTCAGCTCAGTAACCTTTTCCGGCCTCTTCAACAAATGCTTTTAGATTCTTGTCTGAAGATCCACCTTCTTGCGTTACCTCCCTAGCCAATTCTTTCCATTTCATAGCATTCCTCCTCAATTCAATCCCTTTCTCCTCATCATCCATCACCGTCTCTATACATCTGTTGATCTCATCACCGTCAACTGTGCCATCTTCATTAGGTACAACCTTCACTCCTGTTTCCCAAACATCTTCTATCAACTTTGCGTTCGTTCCTTGATCGACCCAATGAGGAAATGCGATCACCGGCACGCCACAAACTAGACTCTCCAACGTCGAATTCCATCCACAATGCGTGAGGAAACATCCCAATGAAGGATGTGTTAGCACCTCAATTTGAGAACACCATGGCACTATCATCCCTTTCTCTTCCAATTCCTCCATGCAACTCAAGCtatcttcttctttctcttcttctccaTCTTCCTTCGCTCTTATCACCCACAAAAATGGCCTTCCACTCTTCAACAAGCCGCTCGCAATCTCCTCTATTTGTTTCTTAGGCAGCCTCAGTAAACTGCCAAATGATACATAAACAACTGAGGCAGCAGGCCTTGAATTCAACCATTCTTTgtaatcttttgatttttggaaaagatCACCGCTGAAGGAAGTTTCTGATGGATCTTTCCCATCCAAGAATGCCGAGGGAGTCAAGGGTCCAATAGCAATCAAATTATAGCTCTCAATAGCTTTGAGAGCTTGAGGTTCCAGTGCATCAAACGTGTTGACAAGTACTTTTGGCTTTTCTTCTTCATCCAGTGTTTCAAGTTGCCTCTTGAAAGCTGAAAGAATGGAGCTGTTTATAGCATCGCTAGAAGGTAGTATAAAGGACGGAAGGTCCTTGGCTTTCATCGATGGCAGGCCTGGAAACTGAATTGACCAAGTGGGGTCACTGCTGTTATTCTTCACGTCATCTTCATAGCCATGGAAGTAATAATAGAATATGTCCATAACGGTGGCCGGTTGAATCCAGAGAAGGGCAGATGGGATGTGACACTGACGCGCCACCGTCGTGGCCCAAGGACAGGGAAGTAAAAAGGTGCAGACAAGGCACGTTACTGGGCAGCCTTGGTTAGCACTAGTGTTGATGACATTTTTGAGGGCATTTGATCCATGTTTCTCCATCCCGGACATGTGTTCACTGTGACCTACACCCTTTGGCTGGAATCCGTCGTCATAACCGTCTGAAAAGCTTGCAAAACTTAGGCCTTTTGGGATGCTGCCGGAGGATTTCGTCATACGGCCGAGGGCAAAAACGCTGGTGGCAAAGGTCACTTGTATGCCCATTCTTAGGAGTCTTTTGGCAAATTGCAAGGATGGATTAATGTGGCCTTGGACCGGATAACTTACAAGGAGAATATGTCTTTGTTGCGGCATTTTTAGCAGCTTCTTGATTTTTCTTCTGGGATTTTATGCCAAGAATCTAAAATTTTTCGAGAGGTGGGAGCAAATTATAATATCAACAAAGGTATGAAGGAATTTTGAAGATGGTGGTCATTATGATTGTAGGAATGTGTTTGTTTGTGATTTTGAGGTGACAGTGGCTAAGTTGTGTGTAGGATGCATCTGAGTGACGTTGATATGTACAGCTTGTGTGGATACCAAGAATTGTTGGCCCAATGACGTTTGTGGTGACGATTTGGAGAAAAACACTGGGCAGTTTTGTTTAGTTCTCCTAGGAAATAATTGAGCAGTGGACATTGACAGTGTTAATCATCATTTTGTTAATCATTGTGATGCTGATTTTTCTATGATTTTTCTTCTTGACTTGCCTTGATAAATCAGTTATTTTATACATGGTATGAACCAGAATTGAACTAGTCCTCTATCTTCGTTTCCATAAATCTCCAGAGACACCCTTTCCTGCTTAGGTCATTATCAGCATAACACCACTTGTTCGTCCCCAGAAATTTTGAAGCtaataaacaaacaaaaatggAAATAGAGTTTTATTTGGGGCCACATGCTTCAATCTTTAAAATTAACGGTGTTTGAATCTGATTGAGTGAAGTTTTCCGAAAGCTTTCGAACGTTGGGAAATTAGGTAACAGGTTTTGGTATGTAATTTCGCACAAAACATCTCCAGTTTAGGTAAATTGAAAGATACAAAAGCACCAAATATGCAATCAATTTTCTTGTCTTTCTGGTCTTAATAAGCTTCTTACCATGTCTAATGCTAGAGGTCATAATAATGAATGTGCATTCAAATGGTAAACCAAGTACAAAAATGATACCAGTTGGAAATGCctaagattttttttccttttggggAAAAGGTGATGATTTACACAAAGGAGACCTGTTAATCAATGCTAAATCCTTTTGTTTCCACATTGATCGATTTTGTGTTAGACTTATTTACTAATCTGGGCTTCTGCTgattaattttattttgttaaaaacgAGTTAAATGAAGACCGGTAAAGCCCACTACAGTATGATCCATTACAATTGGAGCCTAGGTCTATCTCAATCATCTATTTGGTGTGATATGCAAGGTGTATGGCTCTTATTTAGATCAGGGTTACTTTAATTGGGGGTCTCACTATAGTTTGCTAGGGTGGCTTGTGCCATTGATAGCCACCATACAGAGCTTGGAGAGGGAGAGGAAGCCATCTATGCAAGTCACATGAACCACAACATGCTGATCAAGGTGATCACGCATTTCTCAATATCTCCATCTATCTTCAGAGAACAGTACGCATTTATATTACAGATATATTACAGTTGCATTCAAATATCTGATATTGAGATTCTGGACATTCTTACATTTTGGCATACGCTCCAAATTCtaagatatttttttttcaatatctAAGATAATTGATTATTTGTATGAATGATCTAGTCTCTTATGGTTCGTGATAACATTTGCATGTTTTGACCAGCAGAACCGAATTGCATATGCTAAAATTGCTTTTATTTATCTTGAAGACAATTAGGGAAACCGGAAAAGAAagaattttattgaaaaatcagAAATGACAAAATTGGAGATGGCACAATGATTGTTGCCCCTGAAAAATTAATAGAGTTTTTAGTGAAGAAAATTTCCCAATAATTGGTTATATAATTCTAAAGAGCCTAGGCTAGGTTGCAAACGAATCAAACCATTTGTCTAGAATTCAGTCAACATTGAACTCGagttaaacttgatttcaaagatacCCAATTAATTATCTCGCGAGTCGGTTcgattatatatgtatattttaatagtaaaattacatatatcttcataatattttattatttattaaaaattattaCAATATAAAGATCAAACTCGAACTCGATTCAAATTCGAATCGAGTTTGaggttaaaaaataataattattttatttatttttaaaaaataaataataatcatttttttaacCTCGAATTTTATTCGAATTTGAATTGAGTTCGAGTTTGATCTTTATATTGAAAACTTGTCGAACTCAAATTGAAGTTcgaatttaataaaattaaatcgagaCTCGATTCGATTAGATTAAAATTCGACTTTACTCGACTCGTTTGCGGCACTAGCCTAGatttcaatcatttgaaaactattcCAAATGCAAACGTGCACAATTTACTACTAATTAGTAGTTGTAATTGTTTAGTCACAAGCaggaaaagttttttttttgtaggcTGAACATTGCAGCAAAGCAAGATTATACAATCTTAGATTCACAAAAATGACGAAAGGGAATACGTCACTCGATAACCAAGCCAACGACACAAGGACAATGACGAGGTACACAATACCATGCATGCATGGGACCCGAAAGCACACTCGAGAAATCCTGATGAGTCAGCTGTGTACAGAAAACTACATGTGACTGCTTTCTTTCCTCCCTTGGGGACTCTTCATATTGACTAAATGACGGCGGGCATTGCCGCAATCGACTGCAGAGGAACTTATAGATAAGATTAGAAGGAACCAGACCGTGCAAGTACACCGTAGGTCCATCGATAAAATTATGGTTAAAATGTATTGCACTATAAtttgtttttaaattaaaagaaattataattgtaaaaaaatGAGCCTAAAAATGTTTATCTTTAGTggaatatttcaaaagtttgcttcAACTTGTTTAATATGATGCAATAAAGATATATACTGTATTGTATGGATAAATAACACTAAAGAATTTAAAAAGCAAGCACATGAGAAATGCAAACCGATTCAATATTAACATAAATGATACATGCTTCATAAAAATCAAGTATCATGCTATTATAATTACAAATGTATAAAATTTCATCAccatttctttttcaaacaagACAGTATTATGCAAAACTTCTATCCTACAAATTCACAATAAAACTAGCAAGAAAGTTGAATGGAAGGCTTTTCAATGCATAACAGGGTACAAAAATTCAATACCAAAGAATTAGTAAAGGAAGTGCAAGATTCAATTATGCATTAAAAAGGAACTAAAAcatcaaaattgcaaaaaataaattttgcatTTAGATTTAAGACAAACCGCACAAAAGGAAAATCGATTTGCAGAACCAAAATAATGGAAGGCTTAATGAATATCAAGGAGATCaagccaaaataaataaatacaccaAGGTAACAGAATAAAgaggcaaaaaaagaaaaatgataaatgCTAAATAAAATATAGTtaataaaaaaagttaaaaaatacagttaataaaaaaaagtaagtcCATATTTTGTAGCATGAATGAGGGaagaataggaaaaaaaaaatggaatataCTAGACAGTAAGAGTAATGGAGGTAAAAAGTCTATTATTTATGTTCtcctaaaaaaaattatcatgaTTCATGAATCATGATTTTTGAACAATGGAACAAAAGAAACATCCATTCCCATGCAAGAAAAACATACATTCAATTAATTatagaggaaaaaggaaaaaatgcattGATTGAGCGGAATGAGAAAAGGCAGAGAAATATTAGcatgaaggaaaaaaagaaaagaaaaatcaaaatactGGATTAAAGATTTAAAATTGATGGAATAAAAAGTGACAGTATAAATCAGTTGATTGTTACGACACCTCTCTATGGTCAACAATAATCATCTAGAAAAATAGTAAGAAAATAATATTTCCAAATAATAATACATATGGTTTTTTTGGACACCTCTCTTCttagtataattaattataaagaaaaaatttgaagggGCAAAAAGgaaagatgaagaaaaaagagGGAGATGAAGGTTAAAAtcaaaagaggaagaaaagaagaattggGAGGAGAGatattcaactacaaaaatagTGAAGCAAAAATTCAACTACAAATAGAAATTGACAATATGTTGTCAAAATAAGAGACTATACACTTGGCAAAAAAAGAGGTTGCTATATTAAActctctttccttttatatACAAGGCGGATAAGTTTAATATTGTTCAAAATTggactagtttttttttttttttgaaaaagaaaaactggacCAGTTTAATGTCCACAGAGGGTATTAATATGATAAGGATATGGAGAGTATTAAAAACTTGAGCTATTCTAAATGCA
It contains:
- the LOC113765437 gene encoding crocetin glucosyltransferase, chloroplastic-like, which encodes MPQQRHILLVSYPVQGHINPSLQFAKRLLRMGIQVTFATSVFALGRMTKSSGSIPKGLSFASFSDGYDDGFQPKGVGHSEHMSGMEKHGSNALKNVINTSANQGCPVTCLVCTFLLPCPWATTVARQCHIPSALLWIQPATVMDIFYYYFHGYEDDVKNNSSDPTWSIQFPGLPSMKAKDLPSFILPSSDAINSSILSAFKRQLETLDEEEKPKVLVNTFDALEPQALKAIESYNLIAIGPLTPSAFLDGKDPSETSFSGDLFQKSKDYKEWLNSRPAASVVYVSFGSLLRLPKKQIEEIASGLLKSGRPFLWVIRAKEDGEEEKEEDSLSCMEELEEKGMIVPWCSQIEVLTHPSLGCFLTHCGWNSTLESLVCGVPVIAFPHWVDQGTNAKLIEDVWETGVKVVPNEDGTVDGDEINRCIETVMDDEEKGIELRRNAMKWKELAREVTQEGGSSDKNLKAFVEEAGKGY